agagaattggaatcctactaggatacgaattaattaaattagaatcctagtggaactcttatttaattaatttatcttttaggattaggaatttaatcattaaacgaattctatacgctttaggattcgagtaacacacttcgagtaatacgctagcaccgcacgcaggccttgcggcccacgcacagcgccagcctactcgtcgcagccccgcgcgcgcgcccaagcttcggctgggcctggcttttgcgctgggcctggtcgcatgcttggcgtgtggttgttgcgcttggcttgctgggcgatggccccggctttgtgctgggccttcgtctggcaggcctcgtccgatgctaattcgtacgatgcgcttccgattaaattctcgattgcggaattcatttccgatacgaacaatatttaatatttccgattccggaattaatttccgtttcgaacaaatatttaatatttccgtttccggaattattttctgattccgataatattttcgattcagacaatatttccgtttcccgcaatatttccgattccggcaatatttctatttccgataatattttccgatacgtaccatgtttccgtttccggcaacatctacgacttggataatatttatatttccgatacgatccatatttccgtttccggcaatatcatcgtttccggagtattcatttgcttgcctttgacgatatcagctccactggaaccaagatccgtcgattccgaatatccatagatgaagtatttaatgccattaaatacttgatccgtttacgtactatttgtgtgaccctacgggttcagtcaagagtaagctgtggattaatatcattaattccacttgaactgaagcggcctctagccaggcattcagctcacttgatctcactgaattattaacttgttaattaatactgaaccgcatttattagacttaacattgaatgcatacttggaccaagggcattatttccttcactagtaTACTCACATAGGGACCTATTTTCACCGGATCCCTATGtgacaaataaacaaataaataaccattcacagtttctcttaataaacttaaattctagcatacatgcataattcaatgttcattaagcattttattcaagttatgtgttccggcaggtgtgaataaaatgattccaagatcccaaaatcattgaagaactaagcacagtttgtcgacttaatcctaaaacatcttaggtaagcaaaagccttttgctaatagtctagaaactattcttggctgataggtacgtctaagaacttattaggtaaacctatcgattttgccacgacataaaaggactccttacttatatcgttgagtttcaccaaaactaacatgtactcacaattatttgtgtaccttgcccctttaggaccaataagtaacacctcgcttagcgaaaactattaatagattgatgtaaaggatatccaagcaagtgtatattttggcatggcaccttttaactcaatttttaagtttggaacttaaggctcttactatgttggttagattttaagtgaactaaaatccttaatcatgcaacatattcaagctttgatctcatgcattttaagacatatttaaaagcaataaataacttaaaacatgcataagataaatgtgatctagtatggcccgacttcatcttgaagcttttacttcaaagtctgtcttgaaaatctccgtgggaggcaccattttcttcaaatagaataagctataattaaaactaattacaactatttgatggtacgcagaccatatttgaattgaaaaacaactttggtactttagaccaattacattcaaattaatggtacgcagaccatattttctatcctatttgggccatactagtcacttcataacctgcaaaacagtacatatacaatatataccattcacccattcattatcatgaatggcccatatagctggttagtaaaacacattatgcatcacataaacatttgcagcaattaatcaagggcaccaataatctacaaattattcagtccttattaattctaatcaagttgttttaaccttaaggatttgtagacctaatcaagagtatatgactaaaaagggctcccacttaaaccaataaattcatatgctttactaattttaaacataaaaatgtatttctagtctaaccggaaacatacaaatttaattaaaatttaaagctcgtataaatttataattgaatccataaatttaatttaatttcagtcgtatttaaattaattcatgattttaattttagtaaaataattagaataaataaaatttattataattataatattcaaaattaaaatccaagaaaataatttaaattattaattttaaaattaattaaaattacgtaaactgaaaatttcaaattaaaatttctaaACGAtgtaatcgcaacgcaacaaccccacgcaacgcacgcccatgggccacacgcacacagccatcgctggccatgtgcgcgcagcccatgcgctgcgtcgcatcgctgctgctccccatcgcaaggcgcgcgccagcgctcgtcgcaacaagcatgctgctgaccatcgttgggcgcagcgctcgtcgcaacaagcacgctgcacgccatcgctgggcgcagcgctcgtcgcacgcacacatgcgcttgcgcgaggcagtgcgcgctgtggcgcagcacgcttgctgcccacacgcgactgctcgtgccttgctctcgcccttgcccatgcgcccattgctcacagcccaagacacaaggcagggctgctgccttgtgctcgtgcaccatgcccttgctcgctgcattcgtaccgcatgggcgacgagctcccttgctcgtcgtcgcatgcccgcactatacaacaccccttaagggtaacacgtagcgttcattgctttgtgcgtgcaagttatatgaacgaatcgcataaaaattaaaattttatattcaaaattaatgacaaattaataaataatattaatttcataattttagggcgaaaaatcgaaaatttattatttaattgatttccgattaacatggattcaagtctaggtcataaaaatttaaaatttaacaaaaatttacaatttttatggtggtttttaatcatatataggtatctaattaaattataactaattatgaaaatcaaattaattctaaattattccaattttcaacaaattaatcataattacaaattagattgcataattaacaaggctaagcattcaaacttgttaaacatatacagtaggtcaatcaaaaattcaagatttatcaacaagaatcgcaaatatttaatttaacatcttaaatttacgaaattttgcattcgaaaaactaaaacctccgaaaagtcatagttaggcttcgaatttgagaattctgggttcggccgaaaaacaatatttttgtcaaaattttagaatgccttttacatgcggaattgacacaaaaatcactcgatttggatgagtaacgaagaaactgccgaaaaactgcgtacgtataattaaataaacgcaatttgcaattaattaacaattacgaaaattaatcaccccttttaattcttgcaaatttgtaatatttaaccatgttcatgcaatttagattatgaaaataataagaggctcgtgataccactgttaggttatgatacatatgacaattcataaatcatgcggaaacaaccattaagccaggaatacatattatttacacataatcatatagcatagtttagaagcatactctttgttgcgtgccttccctagctgcgcccgaactgaacaagaacaagtctttaggactccaaatgtcgtccctccgtagatagtccacagtacgtccggatccgcctcaagttagaccaactagaatcgcccttaaggttactaggaatttcggctatgtgtttgcaagtgtatggctgatttttctttcaaaaacttaccctttgaatacttcaatcgttcctgcaaataatgaccctaggcccttatttatagaggtatggaaaaggaactggaatcctattaggatactaattagttaaactagaatcctagtaggactctaactaattaattttatccttttaggattaggaatttaatcatcaaacaaatcctatacaatttaggtttcgtatgtgaacacaaactctacacgagcatgacccacgaacgtgcaggccatgcccgcgcacagcccacacggccgctcggcccacgcgagccgcaagcccacgcgagcagcagcacagctcgcagcccattgctgcgcgcgctgcgcgcgctgccatggcctgctgggcctggccttgcgctgggcctggcgtggccttggcgtggccttggctgttcgtgtggcgcgcttggcttgctgggcgatggcctggcttcgtgctgggccctcgtccggcaggcctcgtccgatgcttattcgtacgatacgcttccgattaaattcccggttccggaattcatttccgatacgaacaatatttaatatttccgattccggaattaatttccgtttcgaacaaatatttaatatttccgtttccggaattattttccgattccgataatatttccgattctgacaatatttccgtttccggcaatatttccgattccggcaatatttccatttccgataatattttccgatacgtaccatgtttccgtttccggcaaaatctacgacttggataatatttatatttctgatacgatccatatttccgtttccggcaatatcatcgtttccggagtattcatttcttgcttgtgacgatctcagctcccactgaaaccaagatccgtcgattccgaatatccatagatagagtatttaatgcctttaaatacttgatccgtttacgtactatttgtgtgaccctacgggttcagtcaagagtaagctgtggattaatatcattaattccacttgaactgaagcggcctctagctaggcattcagctcacttgatctcactgaattattaacttgttaattaatactgaaccgcacttattagacatagaatgcatacttggaccaagggcattatttccttcatcaaacCTAGCCTTTAACGGTTGGGTCCGACGTTATTTTCTGGTAAgagagtttttaattttaaaactctattttagAGTATTTGATAATTTAGTTGTGTAATTAGATTATACTTTGGACATATATAGCTAATagatattctcctaattaaaactaatgatagataaatttgttatttgtcCATtcgtgtcttatttattaaaaaaaaagaaatcaaataagggtacatagacaaaattattttcatccccACTCGTCAAATGTGTCAAACCTGGCCCTAGACGGTTGGATCCAAGATTATTTTTTGGTAacagagttttgaattttaaaactctattcacAATTTGGTTTTCTGATTACACTATAAATTGACACATATACCTTATAGATATTCCCCTAATTAAAACCAATGAtgtataaatttgttattgccccattcagtgtcttatttattttaaaaaaaaaaaataagggtacataagtaaaattattttcatctatTCATCACATGTGTCAATCATTGTGTTATTCTCATCCACCCTTCGCTTCGACAGTCATACCtacttaattatttaatatttacatCATTACCCGATCACTTAACCCCTACTCTACTTTTTACCTTATTCAGTTATTCATGACTTTGAGGTTGGTCGGGGTCTCCACCCCCGTCTAAAATTATCATCCATATACTCGTCACGATAGGAAATATACTCACCCCTTCTAATCTCCTTATCAacgagtaaaaaataaaaatcacccTCGAACTATCACCGACAAGAGTATCCACACTCGCCTCAAACCCACCCCTAAACTAACATTTTTTTCCTTTGCAAgaaagttttgaattttaaatttctaCTATAGATTCTTCAACGATTCCAGTGTCTTATTAGaataattgagtaaataaacaaaatattataatatGTATTATCTCCGTCCAAATTTAATCATTGCAATACCGTTGCAATAGTCTTTTCACtgagttttatatatttttaatttaacaaaaaaatgtATGCTGGGAGATagtggatttttttttatagaatcAAGTATAAGATAGGAAAATCAGAGAGCGACGTAGGTCCACATTGATTTTTGTTATCCAAAATACTGCGCAAAGATTTTTCATTAGATTACAAtgtaaaataaagaaaaaaaatattacccGTCAAATGATCAAAGATAAATAAACTAATAATATAAATTGAAACTATAAACTCTTACAATTGTTTTTCATTTAAAAGATTAAGGAAccattaaataaaaggataagtagaaataataaattcgagaaaaaaaatatacaaatttattaaacaaatttatttttttcaataagCATGTTTTACACAACCTTGATAAATACTACTTCAAATACTAAAGCAAAAATTAAAGTAAATATTCGTTATACATATCCGCAGTCAATAAAAGacacatattttaaataaaattgtcaatacatacaaacaattaatcattagtaaatttaagttaaatattttaatacatTCTAAAAgatgtttaaaattttaaaataaaaaagtattttagacaaccttgttaaaatatttttatttttattttaaacagaTTATTATcatattgtaaatattgtgataTTGAAGTAGATTCTTAGCATAATTTTTTTAGACAACGGTCTTAatgtatactccctccgttccataatgttcctcatgtttactatttatatggtcaaagtttaaaaactttgaccgtaattaatagtatgattAAGAGTATAAATGGTAACTTGTGGTATATCATTGGATTcttttcaatataaattttctacatatcaattttttataatttttactcatacgaaattaaaattattaacggtcaaagtagtgcattggagaccgcgAATAATGGAAAAGTGATGAACAatatggaacagagggagtacacaATATATTTCAACATGTTTTTTAAGTtgtatatttaaattaaaaaatttattgcATAAGTAAATAAGTATTTCGTAGTGTAATTGATTTATTACCGTAAGTAATTAGAATGTTTTAGGTGAAAAATCTatgaaatatattatttattttattttaagtttaatgatttatattaaaagatagGTGAATCCTAGAGTGACATTTGTTATCACCGCATTGATTTTGTCTCTTTTAGTGAATATATACATATTAATTTTCACTTACCAAAAATAATATTCCCAAAAAATCAGCAATGAGATAAATTTCAAAGTTAAATGAGTAAGTTCTTACAAAAAGTAAAGTAGAAAATCACCCACGTACGGCTATACGCCTTATTATGATTTATAATCTATAAGAAGTCTGTTTGTATTTCGTAGAATATACTTTAATAAGGTAAAAAGAAAatatactttaaaaaaaaaaggggaagaatgaaggaaataaaaTCAGCAAAAATCAATAATAGAAAAAACGAGGTTAGAAAATCACCTACTAGCAAACAAAAATccctgaaaaataaaataataataaaaaaaggaaacacAATCTCCTAATCCTACAAGCAAACAGTTCCTTAACAGTTAACACCCtattataaaatataatatacgATGAGACAAGAGTAAAAACAAACCCTAAACTAACGTACGGAGTACTACACTACTACATCCCTTGTTTTGTAACAAATTCTTTCTCCCACTTGAAATCATATATATTCTGTAATTGGTGCATCACCATTCACCAGGCATGGAGGATTCAATCTTCCCCACAAGGTCACATCGTTCAAAATACGATCCCGACATCGATTCGATGAGACGACCAATTAGATCACCAAGTTCACCTCTACTAATCACTACTAGTATTGCGGCTCTAAAATTATCGGCTAATACCAACAAATGGTTAAGCAATAAGGTTAAGTCTTCTACAGTTGTGTCTGCTGAGAAGTGCTTAGAGAATTACAATAAAGTTGATTTTGTTTCACTTGGTGGATTTCTGAAGTCGTGTTTGTGTTGTCAGAAGAAGATTGCTGATGATGACGATATTTTCATGTACAGGTAATAATTCTATATATCAATTTCCTTTTATACCTGCATCTActgttttttt
This genomic stretch from Spinacia oleracea cultivar Varoflay chromosome 3, BTI_SOV_V1, whole genome shotgun sequence harbors:
- the LOC130470743 gene encoding FCS-Like Zinc finger 10-like, which encodes MEDSIFPTRSHRSKYDPDIDSMRRPIRSPSSPLLITTSIAALKLSANTNKWLSNKVKSSTVVSAEKCLENYNKVDFVSLGGFLKSCLCCQKKIADDDDIFMYRNLEAFCSQDCRSKYITAAVEKQKGDCLDSTVSEAFKNYDVTKLRRLGK